The nucleotide window TGCGCCGCTCCGAGCCGCTGCGCGCGCTGTACGAGGAGGTCGCGGCGTATCCGGTGCCGGCGGACGCGTCGGACGAGGACCCCGACGAGGAGGACGGCACGGCGGCCACGTACTTCGCGCTGCCGATGCGGATCGAGCACGAGGGCCGGGTGCTGTCGTTCATCTCGTCGATCTCCACGTTCAACACCCCCATGGACGTGACCGTCGCCGAGCTGGCCATCGAGACGTTCCTCCCGGCCGACCCGGCGACGGTCAAGTACTTGCAGTCTCTGCCGAGTTGACCTGTGCTCAGCCCCTGGTCGAGCGCAGGGACACGTACTGCGCCGCCGCGAACCCGGCGACGGTCAGCGCCTGGAGCACGGTCCACACCGCGCCGGCCGTGCTCGGCGTCAGCCACAGCGCGAGGGCGACCAGGCTGAGGACCGCCCAGGCGAGGTTCGCCTCGACGACGGCCCGCACGGCCGGCGCCGGCGGGCGGCCGCGCGAGGCCAGCAGGGCGACGGCGCCGGCGTACACCGTGAGGAACGCGCCGAGGGCGAGCAGCAGCCCGGAGCCGACCCCGAGGAACCGGCCGAGCGGGCCGGAGGCGACGAGATAGGCGAGGCCGTTCGCGCCGGTCACAACGGCGTCCAGGGCGAGGAAGCGGCGCAGCATGGTCCGGGGGTCGGTCGTCCGGGCGAGGGTGGCGAACTGGGCTGCGGACATGGCGGATCAGCCTCCGTCGAGGTCGGGGTGCAGGGGTGGGTTGACCGGTTCCCGGGCCTTCACGCCGGTCCGGGAACCGGTGGACACCACCTTGCCGCGCACGCCCCGTCACGGTCGATTACCTCTGAGGTCATGCCACCCCGTACCCTCTGTGGTCGTCGTGTCAGCAATAAGTCAGGATGGGCGCGTCGCCCGGCGGGGCACCCTGGGCGTCGGATTCCGGCCGACCCCGTGGACCGACTCCGTGAGAGGTCCACCGGAACATGACAGACTGTTGGCATATCGGCGCGTGGGGAGGCGTGGCGTGAGTGAGCGGCGGGCCGCGCCCACCGTGGGCCAGGTGGTACTGGGCAGGCGGCTGCAGGAGCTGAGGGAGACCTCCGGGCTCCGGCGCGAGGAGGCCGCCCGTGTCCTGCGGGTCGCCCCGGCGACCGTACGGCGCATGGAGACCGCCGAGGTCGCGCTCAAGATCCCGTACGTACAGGTGCTGCTGACGACGTACGGCGTGGCCGAGACGGACGTGGCCGCGTTCGTGAGGCTCGCCGAGGAGGCGAACCGGCCCGGCTGGTGGCAGCGCTTCCACGACGTGCTGCCCGAGTGGTTCAGCATGTACGTCAGCCTGGAGGGGGCCGCGCGGCTGATCCGGCAGTACGAGCCGCACTTCGTGCCGGGGCTGCTCCAGACCGAGGACTACGCGCGCGCCGTGATGGAGGCGGGGACCGTCGGGCAGGCGGGGGCGGAGACGATCGAGCGGCATGTGTCGCTGCGGATGGCCCGGCAGAAGCTGCTCGCCCGGGAGGATCCTCCGCATCTGTGGGTCGTGATGGACGAGACGGCGCTGAAGCGGCCGGTGAGCATCCGCTCCGAGGTGATGCGGGACCAGCTCGACCGGCTGCTGGAGGTGACGGAGAAGGACCACGTCACGCTCCAGGTCGCCGAGTTCGCCGCCGGCCCGCATCCGGGCACGTACGGGCCCTTCTGCCTGTTCCGGTTCGGTGAGCCCGAGCTGCCCGACATGGTCTACAGCGAGTACCTCACCGGCGCTCTCTACCTCGACTCACGCCACGAGGTCTCCATGCACCTGGAGGTGCTGGACCACATGGCGGCGCACGCGGCGTCCGCCGAGCGGACGCGGGAGATCCTGCGCGGCTACCGCGACAGGTACTGACCGCGGGGCTGCCGCGCAGGGAACACGGGCTCACGGCGGGCAGGAACAGGCTCGCGGCCGGTTCGGCACCACCGACCCGGCCGCGACCACGCTCCTTACGCCGCTCCCCCCTTCGCGTCCCTCTCGTCGTCCACGATCTCCGCGTCCACCACGCCCTCCTCGTCGGCGGGGGTGGTGCTCGGTTCGTCGGTCGCTCCGGTGGACGCCTGCGCGTACATCGCCTGGCCCATCCGCTGGCTCACCGTCGCCAGCTTGTCCACACCGGCGCGGAGCACTGCCGTGTCCGTCGGTTCGTTGAGCAGTCGCTTCAGGTCGGTCACCGCCGCCTCGACCTCGGCCTTGGTGTCGGCGGGCACCCGCTCCTCGTTGTCCCGCAGGAACTTCGTGGTCTGGTAGACGAGTTGCTCGGCCTGGTTGCGGGTCTCGGCGGCCTCCCGGCGTTTGCGGTCCTCCTCGGCGTACTGCTCGGCCTCCCGCATCATGCGGTCGATGTCGTCCTTCGGGAGGGCGGAGCCGCCCGTGACCGTCATCTTCTGTTCCCGTCCCGTGGCGAGGTCCTTCGCCGAGACGTGCATGATGCCGTTCGCGTCGATGTCGAAGGCCACCTCGATCTGCGGCACCCCGCGCGGGGAGGGCGGCAGCCCCGTCAGGTCG belongs to Streptomyces graminofaciens and includes:
- a CDS encoding helix-turn-helix domain-containing protein, which produces MSERRAAPTVGQVVLGRRLQELRETSGLRREEAARVLRVAPATVRRMETAEVALKIPYVQVLLTTYGVAETDVAAFVRLAEEANRPGWWQRFHDVLPEWFSMYVSLEGAARLIRQYEPHFVPGLLQTEDYARAVMEAGTVGQAGAETIERHVSLRMARQKLLAREDPPHLWVVMDETALKRPVSIRSEVMRDQLDRLLEVTEKDHVTLQVAEFAAGPHPGTYGPFCLFRFGEPELPDMVYSEYLTGALYLDSRHEVSMHLEVLDHMAAHAASAERTREILRGYRDRY